In a genomic window of Anomalospiza imberbis isolate Cuckoo-Finch-1a 21T00152 chromosome 5, ASM3175350v1, whole genome shotgun sequence:
- the IRAG2 gene encoding inositol 1,4,5-triphosphate receptor associated 2 isoform X4, with protein MMKSFERGAKKRHHNPVDSICRKIKSIQMMDQVSNPALQIPKFQSQNFDSPQSNTKKNLEEILKSRTRRSRGSACSPLVSPDSDSIFPVNSPGLGASSDFPAANSTYSILESCERPSSLWVPSSPVESSSPFCFGAREANAWSKPRALANAEHKDVRPEQKYLTSSPNLYFFASEKKPGSAVVQPPVPKTFPSSERGGRQTAGYKADNLYDVSLICEENLLTTIFCACDSHHTGKVAVSKIVDYLRHTTSRESEDSGLEELCNKLDPEHKDISMDLETYHAIMGEWIEDCKRKWEEGATEKSSSSTEDLESQVPKNIPEANKTHVQMNVTSGSLEAFGGDVSKGDMETSDLIMCVADLQYNNQKLQEENNKLKLTMENLDETNSKLLADNEHLCQQLKSIQHSVLRAKSLEEELEEARNNLNVSEEKREQILWQNRQLEKENQSLNIKVTSLQEEIQAHIYESTVVNKEASLIQKEQDIKELKLTIVECSSIIETLRAEKNKLLESIQHMQQELISNGLSFPLLCKFNSNIPEGMNTLHCELELAESSEIIRTERRSLDETLDREVLLLLQGSEYAGEKFKTIMKNLQEEASEAEELVMASLEWVKDPDEDMQQTWERKLVALKQELGEKRHLWTQKLQLLEKCNESLDKDFIRVAGNLRRTKTEQLHLRKELSARQHKIETAKQLQEEAAGQAEALCLELQKATKQLEDASKHAEDQVEAFHSAREEAASLKNKLEEAISEQQKLRDVNAALASTCQLLQEKVEDHKTTANALRWELLQRRLCELLCQCCAELESDYALLPTLAEHVKGKQLHCSKRPWNEGPTSYSDFPWALPLGVSHWHNSPLLDALTLETSCPNNPPGHSWDQPCRQSSGSCTLERYDVGHVSNSDVTPGECRWKICSADDYTDADLPVSITMMDSSLAETDREESTPPATLITSSDHLTSAREALASSVGSTAPVPGCLVMEERSSKGLHERGEDVATETSSSKDPAAPVSGPSQIKKESCLAMEEHKPVFQNVLKQDPEADQEKKNNQERSEEAPAVVPSRKGSSPTAGGIKGDKTKQNEPDSPNEKEVEAEFLRLSLGFKCDLFTLDKRVKLEERSRDLAEENLKKEITNAVNMLEALVPLCEEDNQAQEIIKKLQKSLQFLSQYAARVASRAEMLGAINQESRVSKAVEVMIQHVENLKRMYAKEHAELEELKQVLLQNERSFSSLGDRDESVNKKLPGPFNFKPSSALRRVSIATVPRSAGNAGIGVPLAQFYEPNGDERSDRFSRRSSSWGRLGVKQNEKRPSLQRFLSTYSWAEYEEEPFETKNEQLESPAEVQEQPARKESVSEKGKYPPKWTLESMCNSMSAWASHFKASFCNANKTLWVSVSILVLLAALTSFLTGLSLQRPADAAPVGTGDSWRSLQQLLWPYTGLQHNGPPPV; from the exons ATGATGAAGTCTTTTGAACGTGGAGCTAAGAAACGGCACCACAACCCAGTGGACAGCATCTGCAGGAAGATCAAATCCATCCAAATGATGGACCAAGTCTCCAACCCAGCCTTGCAGATACCAAAATTTCAGTCCCAGAACTTCGACAGCCCACAGAGCAATactaaaaaaaatctggaagaaATACTGAAGAGCAGAACCCGCAGGAGTCGTGGGAGCGCTTGCTCACCCTTGGTCAGCCCTGACAGTGACAGCATTTTCCCCGTGAATTCGCCTGGTCTCGGGGCCAGCTCTGACTTCCCCGCTGCAAACAGCACCTATTCCATCCTGGAAAGCTGTGAGAGGCCCAGCAGCTTGTGGGTGCCTTCCTCTCCCGTGGAGAGCTCTTCTCCATTCTGCTTTGGAGCCAGGGAGGCCAATGCCTGGAGCAAACCGCGCGCTCTGGCAAATGCTGAGCATAAAGATGTGCGGCCTGAGCAGAAGTATCTGACGTCAAGTCCAAATTTATATTTCTTCGCATCTGAAAAAAAGCCAGGAAGTGCTGTGGTCCAGCCTCCTGTGCCAAAGACGTTTCCTTCAAGTGAAAGAG GAGGGAGGCAGACTGCGGGGTACAAAGCTGACAATTTGTATGACGTGAGCTTGATCTGTGAAGAGAACCTGCTGACCACCATCTTCTGTGCATGTGACAGCCACCACACAG GAAAAGTGGCAGTGTCCAAGATAGTTGATTATTTGAGACATACAACCAGCCGGGAATCAGAGGACAGTGGTCTTGAAGAGCTGTGCAACAAGCTTGACCCGGAGCACAAAGATATCTCCATGGACCTGGAAACCTATCATGCCATCATGGGAGAGTGGATTGAAGACTGTAAGAGAAAATG GGAAGAAGGTGCTACTGAGAAATCATCATCAAGCACAGAAGACCTGGAATCTCAAGTACCTAAAAACATCCCTGAAG CCAACAAGACACATGTCCAGATGAATGTTACATCAGGAAGCCTGGAGGCCTTTGGGGGTGATGTATCTAAAGGAGACAT GGAGACCTCTGACTTGATAATGTGTGTTGCGGACCTGCAGTACAACAACCAGAAGCTTCAGGAAGAGAACAACAAACTGAAGCTCACCATGGAAAATTTGGATGAGACCAACAGCAAGCTCCTGGCAGATAATGAGCATCTATGTCAACAATTAAAAAG CATCCAGCACTCTGTGTTGAGAGCCAAATCCCTGGAAGAAGAGCTAGAGGAAGCAAGAAACAACCTGAATGTGtcagaagagaaaagagagcaGATTCTTTGGCAGAACAGGCAGCTA gaaaaagaaaatcagtctCTCAACATCAAAGTTACTTCTCTCCAGGAAGAG ATCCAAGCTCATATATATGAGAGCACTGTGGTGAATAAAGAGGCAAGTCTAATCCAG AAGGAACAGGACATCAAGGAACTCAAATTAACCATTGTGGAGTGTTCCTCAATCATAGAG ACGCTGCGggctgaaaaaaacaaactgctgGAGAGCATCCAACACATGCAGCAAGAGCTGATCTC GAATGGGTTGAGTTTCCCATTGTTGTGTAAATTTAACAGCAATATTCCTGAAGGGATGAATACACTGCACTGTGAACTGGAGCTTGCAGAGTCTTCTGAG ATTATCAGGACTGAACGGAGATCCCTGGATGAAACGCTGGACCGTGAAGTGCTGCTTTTGCTTCAGGGGTCTGAATATGCAGGAGAAAAATTCAAGACTATCATGAAAAACCTG caaGAGGAAGCCTCTGAAGCAGAGGAGCTTGTCATGGCTTCATTAGAATGGGTAAAAGATCCCGATGAGGACATGCAACAgacctgggaaagaaaacttgtg GCCCTCAAGCAAGAACTAGGAGAAAAAAGACATCTTTGGACCCAGAAACTCCAGCTTTTGGAAAAATGCAATGAGTCCTTAGATAAGGATTTTATTCGAGTGGCAGGCAACCTGAGGAGAACCAAGACAGAACAACTTCACCTAAGGAAAGAGCTCTCTGCTAG GCAGCACAAGATAGAAACTGCCAAACAGCTCCAAGAAGAAGCTGCTGGCCAGGCAGAAGCCCTGTGTTTAGAGCTGCAAAAAGCCACCAAGCAGCTGGAGGATGCCAGCAAGCAC GCGGAGGATCAAGTTGAAGCATTTCACTCTGCTCGTGAAGAAGCAGCATCCTTGAAGAACAAGTTGGAGGAAGCCATTTCTGAGCAGCAGAAGCTTAGGGATGTGAATGCAGCTTTAGCAAGCACTTGCCAGTTGCTTCAGGAGAAGGTGGAAGACCACAAAA CAACTGCTAATGCCCTGAGATGGGAACTGCTGCAGAGGCGACTCTGTGAATTGCTGTGCCAG TGCTGTGCAGAGTTAGAATCTGACTACGCTCTGCTGCCCACGTTAGCTGAACACGTAAAAGGGAAG CAGCTCCATTGCTCCAAACGACCATGGAATGAAGGACCCACCTCGTACTCTGACTttccctgggcactgcccttGGGTGTTTCACACTGGCACAACTCCCCTCTGCTAG ATGCTCTGACCTTGGAGACCTCCTGCCCAAATAACcctcctgggcacagctgggaccaACCttgcaggcagagctctggcagctgcACCTTGGAGAGGTATGATGTGGGACACGTGTCCAACTCAGATGTGACACCAGGAGAATGCAG GTGGAAAATATGCTCTGCTGATGACTACACTGATGCAGACCTTCCTGTTTCCATTACAATGATGGACTCTTCACTTGCTGAG aCTGACCGTGAGGAGTCGACACCACCAGCCACGTTGATCACATCCAG TGATCACTTAACATCAGCCCGAGAAGCTCTTGCATCCTCAGTGGGAAGCACAGCACCGGTACCAG gttgccttgtTATGGAGGAAAGATCATCCAAGGGCTTACatgagagaggagaagatgTGGCAACAGAGACAAGCAGCAGTAAGGACCCAGCTGCTCCTGTGTCAG GACCAAGTCAGATCAAGAAGGAATCCTGCCTGGCCATGGAAGAACACAAGCCTGtgtttcaaaatgttttgaagCAAGACCCG GAAGCggaccaggaaaagaaaaacaatcaaGAGCGGAGTGAGGAAGCTCCAGCTGTGGTTCCCAGCAGGAAAG GGAGTTCACCCACTGCAGGTGGCATTAAAGGagataaaacaaagcaaaatgagCC TGACTCCCCAAATGAGAAGGAAGTGGAG GCTGAATTTCTGAGGCTGTCTTTAGGCTTTAAGTGTGACTTGTTTACCTTGGACAAAAGAGTGAAGCTTGAAGAGAGGTCCCGAGACCTGGCTGAAGAAAACTTGAAAAAGGAGATCACAAATGCTGTGAATATGTTAGAG GCATTAGTTCCTTTGTGTGAAGAAGATAACCAGGCACAGGAGATCATTAAGAAGCTGCAGAAAAGTCTGCAGTTCCTTAGCCAATATGCAGCTCGAGttgccagcagagcagagatgtTGGGAGCTATTAATCAG GAGAGCCGGGTAAGCAAAGCTGTGGAGGTGATGATCCAGCACGTGGAGAACCTGAAGCGCATGTACGCCAAAGAACATGCCGAGCTCGAGGAGCTCAAGCAGGTCCTGCTCCAGAACGAGAGGTCCTTCAGCTCCCTTGGAGACAGAG ATGAATCTGTGAATAAGAAGCTACCAGGTCCTTTTAATTTTAAG CCCTCGTCAGCCCTGCGGAGAGTTAGCATTGCAACAGTgcccaggagtgctgggaatgCAGGGATTGGGGTGCCACTG GCCCAGTTCTACGAACCCAATGGGGATGAACGGAGTGACAGATTCAGCAGGAGATCAAGCAGTTG GGGCAGGCTAGGGGTGAAGCAGAATGAGAAGCGTCCTTCGTTGCAGAGGTTTCTCAGCACCTATTCCTGGGCAGAGTATGAAGAGGAGCCTTTTGAAACCAA GAATGAGCAGTTGGAATCGCCTGCTGAAGTGCAGGAACAACCAGCTAGGAAGGAAAGTGTCtctgagaaaggaaaatacccACCCAAATGGACTCTGGAGTCAAT GTGCAATTCGATGTCAGCATGGGCATCCCACTTCAAGGCTTCCTTTTGCAACGCTAACAAAACCCTCTGGGTGTccgtgtccatcctggtcctgctggctgcTCTCACGAGCTTCCTGAcggggctgtccctgcagaggcCAGCGGATGCAGCCCCCGTGGGCACTGGGGACTCCTGGAGGtcgctgcagcagctgctgtggcccTACACAGGACTGCAACACAACGGCCCTCCCCCGGTATAG
- the IRAG2 gene encoding inositol 1,4,5-triphosphate receptor associated 2 isoform X6: protein MMKSFERGAKKRHHNPVDSICRKIKSIQMMDQVSNPALQIPKFQSQNFDSPQSNTKKNLEEILKSRTRRSRGSACSPLVSPDSDSIFPVNSPGLGASSDFPAANSTYSILESCERPSSLWVPSSPVESSSPFCFGAREANAWSKPRALANAEHKDVRPEQKYLTSSPNLYFFASEKKPGSAVVQPPVPKTFPSSERGGRQTAGYKADNLYDVSLICEENLLTTIFCACDSHHTGKVAVSKIVDYLRHTTSRESEDSGLEELCNKLDPEHKDISMDLETYHAIMGEWIEDCKRKWEEGATEKSSSSTEDLESQVPKNIPEANKTHVQMNVTSGSLEAFGGDVSKGDMETSDLIMCVADLQYNNQKLQEENNKLKLTMENLDETNSKLLADNEHLCQQLKSIQHSVLRAKSLEEELEEARNNLNVSEEKREQILWQNRQLIQAHIYESTVVNKEASLIQKEQDIKELKLTIVECSSIIETLRAEKNKLLESIQHMQQELISNGLSFPLLCKFNSNIPEGMNTLHCELELAESSEIIRTERRSLDETLDREVLLLLQGSEYAGEKFKTIMKNLQEEASEAEELVMASLEWVKDPDEDMQQTWERKLVALKQELGEKRHLWTQKLQLLEKCNESLDKDFIRVAGNLRRTKTEQLHLRKELSARQHKIETAKQLQEEAAGQAEALCLELQKATKQLEDASKHAEDQVEAFHSAREEAASLKNKLEEAISEQQKLRDVNAALASTCQLLQEKVEDHKTTANALRWELLQRRLCELLCQCCAELESDYALLPTLAEHVKGKQLHCSKRPWNEGPTSYSDFPWALPLGVSHWHNSPLLDALTLETSCPNNPPGHSWDQPCRQSSGSCTLERYDVGHVSNSDVTPGECRWKICSADDYTDADLPVSITMMDSSLAETDREESTPPATLITSSDHLTSAREALASSVGSTAPVPGCLVMEERSSKGLHERGEDVATETSSSKDPAAPVSGPSQIKKESCLAMEEHKPVFQNVLKQDPEADQEKKNNQERSEEAPAVVPSRKGSSPTAGGIKGDKTKQNEPDSPNEKEVEAEFLRLSLGFKCDLFTLDKRVKLEERSRDLAEENLKKEITNAVNMLEALVPLCEEDNQAQEIIKKLQKSLQFLSQYAARVASRAEMLGAINQESRVSKAVEVMIQHVENLKRMYAKEHAELEELKQVLLQNERSFSSLGDRDESVNKKLPGPFNFKPSSALRRVSIATVPRSAGNAGIGVPLAQFYEPNGDERSDRFSRRSSSWGRLGVKQNEKRPSLQRFLSTYSWAEYEEEPFETKNEQLESPAEVQEQPARKESVSEKGKYPPKWTLESMCNSMSAWASHFKASFCNANKTLWVSVSILVLLAALTSFLTGLSLQRPADAAPVGTGDSWRSLQQLLWPYTGLQHNGPPPV from the exons ATGATGAAGTCTTTTGAACGTGGAGCTAAGAAACGGCACCACAACCCAGTGGACAGCATCTGCAGGAAGATCAAATCCATCCAAATGATGGACCAAGTCTCCAACCCAGCCTTGCAGATACCAAAATTTCAGTCCCAGAACTTCGACAGCCCACAGAGCAATactaaaaaaaatctggaagaaATACTGAAGAGCAGAACCCGCAGGAGTCGTGGGAGCGCTTGCTCACCCTTGGTCAGCCCTGACAGTGACAGCATTTTCCCCGTGAATTCGCCTGGTCTCGGGGCCAGCTCTGACTTCCCCGCTGCAAACAGCACCTATTCCATCCTGGAAAGCTGTGAGAGGCCCAGCAGCTTGTGGGTGCCTTCCTCTCCCGTGGAGAGCTCTTCTCCATTCTGCTTTGGAGCCAGGGAGGCCAATGCCTGGAGCAAACCGCGCGCTCTGGCAAATGCTGAGCATAAAGATGTGCGGCCTGAGCAGAAGTATCTGACGTCAAGTCCAAATTTATATTTCTTCGCATCTGAAAAAAAGCCAGGAAGTGCTGTGGTCCAGCCTCCTGTGCCAAAGACGTTTCCTTCAAGTGAAAGAG GAGGGAGGCAGACTGCGGGGTACAAAGCTGACAATTTGTATGACGTGAGCTTGATCTGTGAAGAGAACCTGCTGACCACCATCTTCTGTGCATGTGACAGCCACCACACAG GAAAAGTGGCAGTGTCCAAGATAGTTGATTATTTGAGACATACAACCAGCCGGGAATCAGAGGACAGTGGTCTTGAAGAGCTGTGCAACAAGCTTGACCCGGAGCACAAAGATATCTCCATGGACCTGGAAACCTATCATGCCATCATGGGAGAGTGGATTGAAGACTGTAAGAGAAAATG GGAAGAAGGTGCTACTGAGAAATCATCATCAAGCACAGAAGACCTGGAATCTCAAGTACCTAAAAACATCCCTGAAG CCAACAAGACACATGTCCAGATGAATGTTACATCAGGAAGCCTGGAGGCCTTTGGGGGTGATGTATCTAAAGGAGACAT GGAGACCTCTGACTTGATAATGTGTGTTGCGGACCTGCAGTACAACAACCAGAAGCTTCAGGAAGAGAACAACAAACTGAAGCTCACCATGGAAAATTTGGATGAGACCAACAGCAAGCTCCTGGCAGATAATGAGCATCTATGTCAACAATTAAAAAG CATCCAGCACTCTGTGTTGAGAGCCAAATCCCTGGAAGAAGAGCTAGAGGAAGCAAGAAACAACCTGAATGTGtcagaagagaaaagagagcaGATTCTTTGGCAGAACAGGCAGCTA ATCCAAGCTCATATATATGAGAGCACTGTGGTGAATAAAGAGGCAAGTCTAATCCAG AAGGAACAGGACATCAAGGAACTCAAATTAACCATTGTGGAGTGTTCCTCAATCATAGAG ACGCTGCGggctgaaaaaaacaaactgctgGAGAGCATCCAACACATGCAGCAAGAGCTGATCTC GAATGGGTTGAGTTTCCCATTGTTGTGTAAATTTAACAGCAATATTCCTGAAGGGATGAATACACTGCACTGTGAACTGGAGCTTGCAGAGTCTTCTGAG ATTATCAGGACTGAACGGAGATCCCTGGATGAAACGCTGGACCGTGAAGTGCTGCTTTTGCTTCAGGGGTCTGAATATGCAGGAGAAAAATTCAAGACTATCATGAAAAACCTG caaGAGGAAGCCTCTGAAGCAGAGGAGCTTGTCATGGCTTCATTAGAATGGGTAAAAGATCCCGATGAGGACATGCAACAgacctgggaaagaaaacttgtg GCCCTCAAGCAAGAACTAGGAGAAAAAAGACATCTTTGGACCCAGAAACTCCAGCTTTTGGAAAAATGCAATGAGTCCTTAGATAAGGATTTTATTCGAGTGGCAGGCAACCTGAGGAGAACCAAGACAGAACAACTTCACCTAAGGAAAGAGCTCTCTGCTAG GCAGCACAAGATAGAAACTGCCAAACAGCTCCAAGAAGAAGCTGCTGGCCAGGCAGAAGCCCTGTGTTTAGAGCTGCAAAAAGCCACCAAGCAGCTGGAGGATGCCAGCAAGCAC GCGGAGGATCAAGTTGAAGCATTTCACTCTGCTCGTGAAGAAGCAGCATCCTTGAAGAACAAGTTGGAGGAAGCCATTTCTGAGCAGCAGAAGCTTAGGGATGTGAATGCAGCTTTAGCAAGCACTTGCCAGTTGCTTCAGGAGAAGGTGGAAGACCACAAAA CAACTGCTAATGCCCTGAGATGGGAACTGCTGCAGAGGCGACTCTGTGAATTGCTGTGCCAG TGCTGTGCAGAGTTAGAATCTGACTACGCTCTGCTGCCCACGTTAGCTGAACACGTAAAAGGGAAG CAGCTCCATTGCTCCAAACGACCATGGAATGAAGGACCCACCTCGTACTCTGACTttccctgggcactgcccttGGGTGTTTCACACTGGCACAACTCCCCTCTGCTAG ATGCTCTGACCTTGGAGACCTCCTGCCCAAATAACcctcctgggcacagctgggaccaACCttgcaggcagagctctggcagctgcACCTTGGAGAGGTATGATGTGGGACACGTGTCCAACTCAGATGTGACACCAGGAGAATGCAG GTGGAAAATATGCTCTGCTGATGACTACACTGATGCAGACCTTCCTGTTTCCATTACAATGATGGACTCTTCACTTGCTGAG aCTGACCGTGAGGAGTCGACACCACCAGCCACGTTGATCACATCCAG TGATCACTTAACATCAGCCCGAGAAGCTCTTGCATCCTCAGTGGGAAGCACAGCACCGGTACCAG gttgccttgtTATGGAGGAAAGATCATCCAAGGGCTTACatgagagaggagaagatgTGGCAACAGAGACAAGCAGCAGTAAGGACCCAGCTGCTCCTGTGTCAG GACCAAGTCAGATCAAGAAGGAATCCTGCCTGGCCATGGAAGAACACAAGCCTGtgtttcaaaatgttttgaagCAAGACCCG GAAGCggaccaggaaaagaaaaacaatcaaGAGCGGAGTGAGGAAGCTCCAGCTGTGGTTCCCAGCAGGAAAG GGAGTTCACCCACTGCAGGTGGCATTAAAGGagataaaacaaagcaaaatgagCC TGACTCCCCAAATGAGAAGGAAGTGGAG GCTGAATTTCTGAGGCTGTCTTTAGGCTTTAAGTGTGACTTGTTTACCTTGGACAAAAGAGTGAAGCTTGAAGAGAGGTCCCGAGACCTGGCTGAAGAAAACTTGAAAAAGGAGATCACAAATGCTGTGAATATGTTAGAG GCATTAGTTCCTTTGTGTGAAGAAGATAACCAGGCACAGGAGATCATTAAGAAGCTGCAGAAAAGTCTGCAGTTCCTTAGCCAATATGCAGCTCGAGttgccagcagagcagagatgtTGGGAGCTATTAATCAG GAGAGCCGGGTAAGCAAAGCTGTGGAGGTGATGATCCAGCACGTGGAGAACCTGAAGCGCATGTACGCCAAAGAACATGCCGAGCTCGAGGAGCTCAAGCAGGTCCTGCTCCAGAACGAGAGGTCCTTCAGCTCCCTTGGAGACAGAG ATGAATCTGTGAATAAGAAGCTACCAGGTCCTTTTAATTTTAAG CCCTCGTCAGCCCTGCGGAGAGTTAGCATTGCAACAGTgcccaggagtgctgggaatgCAGGGATTGGGGTGCCACTG GCCCAGTTCTACGAACCCAATGGGGATGAACGGAGTGACAGATTCAGCAGGAGATCAAGCAGTTG GGGCAGGCTAGGGGTGAAGCAGAATGAGAAGCGTCCTTCGTTGCAGAGGTTTCTCAGCACCTATTCCTGGGCAGAGTATGAAGAGGAGCCTTTTGAAACCAA GAATGAGCAGTTGGAATCGCCTGCTGAAGTGCAGGAACAACCAGCTAGGAAGGAAAGTGTCtctgagaaaggaaaatacccACCCAAATGGACTCTGGAGTCAAT GTGCAATTCGATGTCAGCATGGGCATCCCACTTCAAGGCTTCCTTTTGCAACGCTAACAAAACCCTCTGGGTGTccgtgtccatcctggtcctgctggctgcTCTCACGAGCTTCCTGAcggggctgtccctgcagaggcCAGCGGATGCAGCCCCCGTGGGCACTGGGGACTCCTGGAGGtcgctgcagcagctgctgtggcccTACACAGGACTGCAACACAACGGCCCTCCCCCGGTATAG